Proteins from one Oenanthe melanoleuca isolate GR-GAL-2019-014 chromosome 1, OMel1.0, whole genome shotgun sequence genomic window:
- the ADGRG7 gene encoding LOW QUALITY PROTEIN: adhesion G-protein coupled receptor G7 (The sequence of the model RefSeq protein was modified relative to this genomic sequence to represent the inferred CDS: inserted 2 bases in 1 codon; deleted 1 base in 1 codon; substituted 5 bases at 5 genomic stop codons) produces MLVSLCFSMLIFNIIFISGTETQTSRKCSNNTTGCCQQYLPYDAASTTXLTSDTVDSPADSWCTAVAVLLHSFILATFLWSALSSALLYLLLLRATWPLPGHFLLSMSVIGWGIPVIVVAVTLAATDREGKTLNCQQEELXVHILLQHFCWLAALDQNQNFSVXKPTLWXFLLPVAFILLFNILIFIRISMSVIXKKMNLIRNKKDSLMKNIISTISIVXIAWMIGYLTLISREKTSLAFSFLFCIFSATQGLLFTFRIPLLFKKKVSEVFHVFWIPLYLHSKHSKSQPEKHSQETFRSTQTFSDISLSTFPNWN; encoded by the exons ATGTTAGTGAGTCTCTGCTTTTCTATGCTAATTTTTAACATTATCTTCATCTCTGGAACTGAGACCCAAACTTCCAGGAAGTGCAGTAACAATACCACCGGATGCTGTCAGCAGTACCTTCCTTATGATGCTGCCAGTACCACCTAACTCACCTCTGACACGGTGGATTCACCTGCAGACTCCTGGtgcacagctgtggctgtcctACTGCACTCTTTCATTCTGGCAACATTTCTGTGGTCAGCACTCAGTTCTGCTCTGTTGTACTTATTGCTGCTCAGAGCCACGTGGCCACTGCCTGGACATTTCCTCTTATCCATGTCAGTAATTGGATGGG GAATCCCTGTCATAGTAGTTGCAGTAACACTTGCAGCTActgacagagaaggaaaaactcTAAACTGCCAACAGGAAGAACTTTAAGTCCACATATTATTACAACACTT TTGCTGGCTAGCAGCACTGGACCAAAATCAAAATTTCAGTGTGTAAAAGCCCACATTGTGGTAATTTCTCTTGCCAGTTGCATTCATATTGTTGTTTAACATCTTGATCTTCATCAGGATCAGTATGTCTGTGATTTAGAAGAAGATGAATTTGATAA gaaataaaaaggattcattaatgaaaaatattattagcaCTATCTCTATAGT GATTGCCTGGATGATTGGATACCTCACATTAATAAGTCGTGAAAAAACAAGTCTTGCTTTCAGCTTTCtgttctgcattttcagtgCTACCCAG GGACTTCTGTTCACTTTCAGAATACCACTC CTCTTCAAGAAAAAAGTTTCTGAAGTGTTTCATGTTTTCTGGATACCACTGTATCTGCATTCAAAACATTCAAAATCACAGCCTGAAAAACATTCACAGGAAACTTTCAGATCAACCCAGACTTTTTCAGACATTTCCTTGTCTACCTTCCCTAACTGGAACTAG